The Phormidium yuhuli AB48 DNA window AAACGTCGGGCCAGTCAAGCTTGGATTAAGCAAATCAGCGCCCCCATGTTGCAAAATCTCTTAGCCATCAAACCCCTGGGGGACTTTTTCTTTGCCCAATTAGCTACCCCCAAGACGGTACGGAAGATTCTCTTGCAGGCCTATCGACGGCAGGAGGCGGTGAGTGAGGAATTAGTGGAGTTGTTGTTACAGCCAGCGCGCGATCGCCGAGCCAGTGATGTGTTTATCGCCTTTACCCGCTATTCCCAGGGGCCACTTCCCGAGGAACTTCTAGAGTCCCTACCCTGCCCCACTCTCATTATCTGGGGAGAGGAGGACCCCTGGGAACCCCTGGAACTCGGACGGAAACTCGCCGAGTATCCAGCGGTGGATGCCTTTATCTCCCTGCCCAACGTCGGTCATTGTCCCCAAGATGAAGCCCCCGAGGAGGTTAACCCGCTCGTGCAAGACTGGCTATGCCAGCAGCTTGAAAAACCCGTAAATCCTTGAAAACCTGCCACAAGCTAGTGAACGAGATATCCTAGAGGCTGGGACGTCATGAAACCCCCCCCAAGTCAACATTTAACCGACGTTACCCAGAAATTTGCCTAGATGACTTGCCAAGTCGGGACAAGTTGTGCTATTGGTATAGTATCGGAGTTCTACTGGCAGTCAATCTCGAAGCAATCTGTTAAGCACTGCCCAACTCGTACTCAATCGTTAATTAAAGAGAATTTGAAAAATTCAAGAGGTCTTATGAACCATCAGGTGATTCACCCTATGGTAAAAGTCCAGCGTCAAGTGCGATCGCTGGTTGATTCTCAAATCGTGAAGCCCGAGGATCGTATCTGGAAAATCGCCTTCCTCTTTGGGGATGACTGGACTCGTATTAAACAAGAACTACTAGAATTCGAGTTTTCCA harbors:
- a CDS encoding DUF4327 family protein, with product MNHQVIHPMVKVQRQVRSLVDSQIVKPEDRIWKIAFLFGDDWTRIKQELLEFEFSMQDPLSELLAVEVWEEEDE
- a CDS encoding alpha/beta fold hydrolase translates to MASVSRSVADESNAPAATEPKFWNWRGFRICYRHQGQSGPAMVLVHGFGASMGHWRKNIPDWSQFAQVYALDLLGFGQSHKPTPGLVIDYTFETWGDLLADFCREVVGEPAFLIGNSIGCVVAMQTAVSHPDWVRGVVQLNCSLRLLHDKRRASQAWIKQISAPMLQNLLAIKPLGDFFFAQLATPKTVRKILLQAYRRQEAVSEELVELLLQPARDRRASDVFIAFTRYSQGPLPEELLESLPCPTLIIWGEEDPWEPLELGRKLAEYPAVDAFISLPNVGHCPQDEAPEEVNPLVQDWLCQQLEKPVNP